A genomic stretch from Candidatus Hydrogenisulfobacillus filiaventi includes:
- a CDS encoding protein of unknown function (Evidence 5 : Unknown function), which translates to MEGRKAEPLQLAARHEKLMILGQRRFTNGFSAYQVVTFLNQVLKERGFIVGLRQIDEDFELTIYDAARGGSGPRS; encoded by the coding sequence ATGGAGGGACGCAAGGCGGAACCGCTGCAGCTGGCGGCGCGCCACGAAAAGCTCATGATCCTGGGGCAGCGGCGGTTCACCAATGGGTTCTCCGCCTACCAGGTCGTGACCTTTCTCAACCAGGTGCTGAAGGAGCGCGGCTTCATCGTGGGCCTGCGGCAGATCGACGAGGATTTCGAGCTCACCATCTATGATGCAGCCCGCGGGGGCAGCGGTCCGCGGTCATGA
- a CDS encoding putative NodB homology domain-containing protein (Evidence 3 : Putative function from multiple computational evidences), which translates to MAALNGSVSWLLAAALTTGAPGVPGAGAGTGPAAVAQVQALLALDGRLPAGAVTGRLGSATGQALVQALWAAGAGSWEAGLARAAGAGPEPAAARTWLAAWGLNGPQALGRFQAAVGLPADGHWNAATAGLLAHLEAVRLAYRHHWAYRAQAGDSFSRLAWAAGIPVSRLMAANPAHGSRLWVGQAVTWPGAAPPPAAPPAAPGEGETPASSGPFGHLEPAGAVVLMAPGTDTLRALLAAERGGFRHLRPDIAVSGQYLLLHPRLLRALVAEGNAIDVIGYTGLPLSGLTPKETTQEIQWAVTAGERVLGTPPAALVLPAPDGAAAAAARRAGLPVAVPRLTVRGAAAAARLTAARIAAAQAAAWVQPPVTASAWRRWMAALARRHAVLLSLAQQWDAGAGSN; encoded by the coding sequence TTGGCGGCACTGAACGGCTCGGTCAGCTGGTTGCTGGCGGCGGCGCTCACCACAGGGGCCCCGGGCGTGCCCGGCGCCGGGGCAGGGACGGGACCGGCGGCAGTCGCCCAGGTGCAGGCGCTGCTGGCCCTGGACGGGCGCCTGCCCGCCGGGGCGGTGACGGGCCGCCTAGGATCGGCCACCGGGCAGGCGCTGGTGCAGGCCTTGTGGGCGGCCGGTGCCGGCAGCTGGGAGGCGGGGTTGGCGCGGGCGGCGGGGGCCGGTCCGGAGCCGGCCGCCGCCCGCACCTGGCTGGCGGCCTGGGGTCTGAACGGGCCGCAGGCGCTTGGGCGGTTTCAGGCCGCGGTGGGATTGCCGGCGGACGGGCACTGGAACGCGGCCACCGCCGGCTTGCTGGCCCACCTGGAGGCTGTGCGGCTGGCCTACCGACACCACTGGGCCTACCGCGCCCAGGCCGGGGACTCCTTCTCCCGTCTGGCGTGGGCGGCGGGGATCCCGGTGTCCCGCCTGATGGCGGCGAACCCCGCCCATGGCAGCCGGCTGTGGGTGGGCCAGGCGGTGACCTGGCCGGGAGCGGCCCCGCCGCCGGCGGCCCCTCCGGCTGCGCCCGGAGAGGGGGAGACGCCTGCTTCCAGCGGCCCCTTCGGCCATCTCGAACCGGCCGGCGCGGTGGTGCTGATGGCCCCCGGGACGGATACCCTGCGGGCCCTTTTGGCTGCGGAACGGGGCGGGTTCCGGCACTTGCGGCCAGACATTGCGGTCAGCGGCCAGTACCTGCTCCTGCACCCTCGCCTGTTGCGGGCGCTAGTGGCAGAAGGCAACGCCATCGACGTGATCGGCTATACCGGCCTGCCCCTTAGCGGGCTGACCCCGAAGGAAACCACCCAGGAGATCCAGTGGGCGGTGACGGCAGGCGAGCGGGTGCTGGGGACCCCTCCAGCAGCCCTGGTATTGCCGGCGCCCGATGGGGCGGCTGCGGCGGCGGCCCGTCGGGCGGGGCTGCCGGTGGCGGTGCCCCGGCTCACGGTCCGGGGTGCGGCTGCGGCCGCGCGGCTGACCGCCGCCCGGATCGCGGCGGCGCAGGCGGCAGCGTGGGTGCAGCCCCCTGTTACGGCTTCCGCCTGGCGGCGGTGGATGGCGGCACTGGCCCGCCGGCATGCGGTGCTGTTGAGCCTGGCTCAGCAGTGGGATGCGGGGGCCGGGAGCAACTAA
- the surE gene encoding 5'-nucleotidase SurE, with product MPLSVLITNDDGADAEGIRTLAEELDRDARFRVMVVAPSEERSASGHAITMHRPLRAAEEHLPSGAPLWRIDGTPADCVKLALEVLMPQPPDLVISGINHGLNLGRDVFYSGTVSAAIEGMFSGIPSLAVSLEAPDPVGFRWTAAFLHWWVLSPQFIPPPREVLYNINVPDVRQGEPEAMVTVPLGRREYDNEFRRQVDARGQVYFWLEGRPRGEGDGRQAPPDGTIATDVTGIRAGLVTLTPLRLDVTAHDLIVPHARLYIPPQF from the coding sequence ATGCCGCTGAGTGTCCTCATCACCAACGACGACGGCGCCGACGCGGAAGGCATCCGGACCCTGGCGGAGGAGCTGGACCGCGACGCCCGCTTCCGGGTGATGGTGGTCGCCCCCTCCGAGGAGCGCAGTGCCAGTGGGCACGCCATCACCATGCACCGGCCCCTGCGGGCGGCGGAGGAACACCTGCCCTCGGGGGCCCCACTCTGGCGCATCGACGGAACCCCGGCCGACTGTGTCAAGCTGGCCCTGGAGGTGCTGATGCCACAGCCGCCCGACCTGGTGATCTCCGGCATCAATCACGGGCTCAACCTGGGGCGGGATGTATTTTATTCCGGCACGGTGTCGGCAGCCATCGAAGGCATGTTCTCGGGCATCCCCTCCCTGGCGGTGTCCCTGGAGGCCCCCGATCCCGTCGGCTTCCGCTGGACCGCCGCCTTCCTGCACTGGTGGGTGCTGAGCCCCCAGTTCATCCCGCCCCCGCGGGAGGTGCTCTACAACATTAACGTGCCGGACGTCCGCCAGGGCGAGCCGGAAGCCATGGTGACGGTCCCGCTCGGCCGGCGGGAGTATGACAACGAGTTCCGCCGCCAGGTGGATGCGCGCGGGCAGGTGTACTTCTGGCTGGAGGGCCGGCCGCGCGGGGAGGGCGACGGCCGGCAGGCCCCCCCGGACGGTACCATCGCCACCGATGTCACCGGCATCCGGGCGGGGCTGGTCACCCTCACCCCCCTGCGGTTGGACGTTACCGCCCATGACCTCATCGTGCCCCATGCCCGCCTCTACATCCCGCCCCAGTTTTAA
- a CDS encoding conserved membrane protein of unknown function (Evidence 4 : Unknown function but conserved in other organisms) translates to MDLGAVLRGAGAGLAAAAVLALGLAVTAWNLEVPAPWWPFILLAATAAAAGLAGWVAGRRAPGGGWAHGALAAVTLTLVGLAAGSSLGTGDHHLWRTLATAALAGLVGGVLGVNP, encoded by the coding sequence GTGGACCTGGGAGCGGTTCTGCGGGGGGCGGGTGCCGGCCTGGCGGCGGCGGCCGTCCTGGCCCTCGGTCTGGCGGTGACCGCCTGGAACCTGGAGGTGCCTGCCCCCTGGTGGCCTTTCATCCTGCTGGCCGCCACCGCAGCGGCGGCCGGCCTGGCCGGCTGGGTGGCGGGGAGGCGGGCGCCCGGCGGGGGCTGGGCCCATGGCGCCCTGGCGGCGGTGACCCTGACCCTGGTGGGGCTGGCGGCCGGCAGCAGCCTCGGCACCGGTGACCATCACCTCTGGCGGACCCTGGCCACCGCGGCCCTGGCGGGGCTGGTCGGCGGCGTGCTGGGCGTCAACCCCTGA
- a CDS encoding DinG family ATP-dependent helicase YoaA, which yields MEHPVVAVVDLETTGLDPGRDAIIQVAVIRREQGAVRRFASLVRPPAGVPEVVLRLTGLNPDALAAAPPWPVVQPQVAALLEGAVLAGHQAGFDRAFLGETVPAGSPVLDTLLWSRIAWPGLASYRLENLVEARGLTVEPWPGLPRADYHDARTDAAAAWALVEDLAQDLAGLPVDVRQDLERLLPEEWGVWQALAGDAPRSAARSPLRAPWREEAGGSEPEAYDGPLPGAGWWLGAEGPLAASWPGYEPRPAQAALARAVEAAWEQDRLLVAEAGTGTGKSLGYLVPAALAGLGRGERVLVTTHTVALQDQLWQKDLPAVTGRLPVRTALLKGRGRYLCLWKAEEAWGRAAGQELALSLPERQAWAQLLVFMARAEAGDADELHAVNGEVRRLWPALQADREACAGPRCPFSGPCFMRRAYRQAQAAHVVVTNHALFLAHAALGEGGLPPYRRLVVDEAHHLEDAAAQAFGFRLDLAELDRVLGTRLAVRRGAQVAEVAAGLENLRGRARAVREEAGRLGARLAAAAPAGEGPRPVRVDAARWTAWEADGTAAAVGSLAASLQALAGAAGDVLEVARGLFGEGVREDPAWLAVLSWQRDLAAAAQGLGEWGRPHPAWVSWWTPVGEAGAVLERRPLVVAGLLRRLIWDRVRSAVLTSATLRAPRGRTEAEAFAFITRVLGLPPERLDTLAIPTPFDVPRQALLGVVEDFPGVDEPGYLDRAAGFLETVVPPLGGRTLVLATSHRTVRALAGLLRPRLEARGLRVLAQGLDGPPGRLVRAFRQGGGSILMGASSFWEGVDVPGPALALVVILRLPFASPGDPLREARDERLRQEGRSPFRERALPEAVIRFQQGFGRLLRTPADRGAVVVLDGRLGPAATRYSREFLRALPGPRLVSGPESEVVAALRAFWAQGGD from the coding sequence GTGGAACACCCTGTGGTGGCGGTGGTGGACCTGGAGACCACCGGGCTGGATCCCGGGCGCGATGCCATCATCCAGGTGGCGGTCATCCGCCGCGAGCAGGGCGCGGTGCGCCGTTTCGCCAGCCTGGTTCGCCCGCCGGCGGGGGTGCCGGAAGTCGTGTTGCGCCTCACCGGCCTCAACCCGGACGCCCTGGCCGCCGCCCCGCCCTGGCCAGTGGTGCAGCCGCAGGTGGCGGCGCTGCTGGAGGGGGCGGTGCTGGCCGGGCATCAGGCGGGGTTCGACCGCGCTTTCCTGGGAGAGACGGTGCCGGCGGGGTCGCCCGTGCTGGACACCCTGCTCTGGAGCCGCATCGCCTGGCCCGGCCTGGCCTCCTACCGCCTGGAGAACCTGGTGGAGGCGCGTGGCCTGACCGTGGAACCCTGGCCGGGCCTGCCCCGGGCGGACTACCACGATGCCCGCACCGACGCCGCCGCTGCTTGGGCCCTGGTGGAGGACCTGGCCCAGGACCTGGCGGGACTGCCGGTGGATGTGCGCCAGGACCTGGAGCGCCTCCTGCCGGAGGAGTGGGGGGTGTGGCAGGCGCTGGCCGGGGATGCCCCCCGTTCCGCCGCACGCTCGCCCCTGCGCGCGCCCTGGCGGGAGGAGGCAGGCGGGTCGGAGCCGGAAGCCTATGACGGCCCCCTACCCGGTGCGGGATGGTGGCTGGGCGCCGAAGGCCCCCTGGCGGCCTCCTGGCCCGGCTATGAGCCGCGCCCGGCGCAGGCCGCGCTGGCGCGCGCGGTGGAGGCGGCCTGGGAACAGGACCGGTTGCTGGTGGCGGAGGCGGGCACCGGGACCGGCAAAAGTTTGGGCTACCTGGTGCCGGCGGCCCTGGCCGGGTTGGGCCGGGGCGAGCGGGTGCTGGTGACGACCCATACCGTGGCCCTGCAGGATCAGTTGTGGCAGAAGGACCTGCCGGCGGTCACCGGCCGGTTGCCGGTGCGGACGGCACTGCTCAAGGGGCGCGGCCGGTATCTGTGCCTCTGGAAGGCGGAGGAGGCCTGGGGCCGGGCCGCCGGCCAGGAGCTGGCGCTCAGCCTGCCCGAACGGCAGGCCTGGGCCCAGCTGCTGGTCTTCATGGCCCGTGCGGAAGCGGGCGACGCCGATGAACTGCACGCGGTCAATGGCGAGGTCCGCCGCCTGTGGCCGGCCTTACAGGCCGACCGCGAGGCCTGCGCCGGGCCCCGCTGTCCCTTCTCCGGCCCCTGTTTCATGCGCCGGGCCTACCGCCAGGCCCAGGCGGCCCACGTCGTGGTGACCAACCATGCCCTCTTCCTGGCCCATGCCGCCCTGGGGGAAGGGGGACTGCCGCCCTACCGCCGGCTGGTGGTGGATGAAGCCCATCATCTGGAGGACGCGGCGGCGCAGGCTTTCGGGTTCCGGCTCGACCTGGCCGAGCTCGACCGGGTCCTGGGCACCCGCTTGGCGGTGCGCCGGGGTGCCCAGGTGGCGGAGGTGGCGGCCGGCCTGGAAAACCTGCGCGGACGGGCGCGGGCCGTCCGGGAGGAGGCCGGCCGGCTGGGAGCCCGGCTAGCGGCGGCCGCCCCGGCCGGGGAGGGCCCCCGTCCGGTGCGGGTGGATGCGGCCCGTTGGACCGCGTGGGAGGCGGACGGCACGGCGGCGGCGGTGGGCTCGCTGGCCGCCTCGCTACAGGCCCTGGCGGGCGCCGCCGGGGACGTACTGGAGGTGGCCCGCGGCCTCTTCGGCGAGGGGGTGCGGGAGGACCCGGCCTGGTTGGCGGTGCTGTCCTGGCAGCGGGACCTGGCTGCGGCCGCCCAGGGCCTGGGGGAGTGGGGCCGCCCCCACCCGGCCTGGGTGTCCTGGTGGACCCCCGTTGGCGAGGCCGGGGCGGTGCTGGAGCGGCGTCCCCTGGTGGTGGCCGGGCTGCTGCGCCGGCTGATATGGGACCGGGTACGCTCGGCGGTGCTGACCTCCGCCACCCTGCGCGCCCCGCGGGGGCGGACGGAGGCAGAGGCCTTCGCCTTCATCACCCGGGTTCTGGGGCTGCCCCCCGAGCGGTTGGATACCCTGGCTATCCCGACCCCGTTCGACGTCCCCCGGCAGGCCCTGCTCGGGGTGGTGGAGGACTTTCCGGGCGTGGATGAGCCCGGCTACCTGGACCGGGCGGCCGGATTTCTGGAAACGGTGGTTCCCCCGCTGGGCGGGCGGACGCTGGTGCTGGCCACCAGCCACCGGACGGTGCGGGCCCTGGCCGGCCTCCTGCGTCCCCGCCTGGAGGCCCGCGGCTTGCGGGTGCTGGCCCAGGGCCTGGACGGGCCGCCCGGGCGGCTGGTGCGCGCATTCCGGCAGGGGGGCGGAAGCATCCTGATGGGGGCGTCCAGCTTCTGGGAGGGGGTGGATGTCCCCGGACCGGCCCTGGCCCTGGTGGTCATCCTGCGCCTGCCCTTCGCCTCTCCCGGGGATCCCCTGCGGGAAGCCCGCGATGAGCGTTTGCGGCAGGAGGGGCGCTCCCCGTTCCGGGAACGGGCGCTGCCCGAGGCGGTCATCCGCTTCCAGCAGGGGTTCGGGCGCCTCCTGCGGACCCCGGCCGACCGGGGGGCGGTGGTGGTGCTGGACGGCCGGCTGGGTCCAGCTGCCACCCGCTACAGCCGCGAGTTCCTGCGCGCCCTGCCCGGTCCGCGCCTGGTCAGCGGGCCGGAATCCGAAGTGGTGGCGGCCTTGCGGGCCTTCTGGGCGCAGGGCGGGGATTGA
- a CDS encoding TPR_REGION domain-containing protein → MAPRLILLLAVGLWLWSGCGPAAYLVPASAGGSPGARAGQQAVERRFQEARQALWRAAADEEAVIRAHPDWAPAHARLAAILWEAGQPKAALAEAQVAAALDPASATDGDNLAWLALKAGQPVLAQQAVAAVLARHPADAEARVLQAQLAERAGDRAAAVRALEAALLAGGPQGPVYEAWGRLYQAEGRWNLAAAYYLDAQAAAPGWWRPPYDLAVVAVHQGRTARAVTDLKAALADNPLAGAAWTLLDRLPRTRTVSTPPAQRH, encoded by the coding sequence ATGGCCCCCCGCCTGATTCTGTTGCTGGCCGTCGGGCTCTGGCTCTGGAGCGGATGCGGTCCCGCCGCCTACCTGGTCCCGGCATCGGCCGGGGGGAGCCCCGGTGCCCGGGCCGGGCAGCAGGCGGTGGAACGGCGGTTTCAGGAGGCGCGCCAGGCCTTATGGCGGGCGGCGGCCGACGAGGAGGCCGTGATCCGTGCCCACCCCGACTGGGCGCCCGCCCATGCCCGCCTGGCGGCCATCCTGTGGGAGGCGGGGCAGCCGAAGGCGGCGCTGGCCGAGGCGCAGGTGGCGGCCGCCCTGGACCCCGCCTCCGCCACCGACGGGGACAACCTGGCCTGGCTGGCGCTGAAGGCGGGGCAGCCGGTCTTGGCCCAGCAGGCGGTCGCGGCGGTCCTGGCCCGGCATCCGGCGGATGCCGAAGCCCGGGTGCTCCAGGCGCAGCTGGCGGAGCGGGCCGGGGACCGGGCGGCGGCGGTGCGGGCGCTGGAGGCCGCGTTACTGGCCGGCGGACCCCAAGGCCCGGTCTATGAAGCCTGGGGGCGGTTGTATCAGGCCGAAGGGCGCTGGAACCTGGCGGCGGCCTACTACCTCGACGCCCAGGCCGCGGCGCCCGGCTGGTGGCGCCCCCCGTACGATCTGGCGGTGGTGGCGGTTCACCAGGGCCGCACCGCCCGGGCCGTGACGGACCTCAAAGCGGCCCTGGCGGACAATCCCCTGGCCGGCGCGGCCTGGACCCTGCTGGACCGGCTGCCCCGGACCCGCACCGTCAGCACACCCCCGGCGCAGAGACACTGA
- a CDS encoding NUDIX hydrolase, with amino-acid sequence MTATGLRIPRLGVAAVVRDPAGRVLVVQRAHAPQQGRWALPGGHVEWGETLADACRREVAEECGIRVEVEGPLYVAEIRDPEAGYHFVVIDMAAVWDGADPPPRAGSDAAALAWVGPDAVGRLPWATAMSGFWRDRRVREYLGWPPA; translated from the coding sequence ATGACCGCGACCGGGCTCCGGATTCCCCGCCTGGGGGTGGCGGCGGTGGTGCGGGACCCGGCCGGCCGGGTGCTGGTGGTGCAGCGGGCGCACGCCCCGCAGCAGGGCCGCTGGGCCCTGCCCGGCGGCCACGTGGAGTGGGGTGAGACCCTGGCGGACGCCTGCCGGCGGGAGGTCGCGGAGGAATGCGGCATCCGGGTGGAGGTGGAGGGACCGCTCTACGTGGCCGAAATCCGCGACCCGGAAGCAGGGTATCATTTTGTGGTGATCGACATGGCGGCGGTCTGGGACGGGGCGGATCCCCCGCCCCGGGCCGGCTCGGACGCAGCCGCCCTGGCCTGGGTAGGACCGGACGCCGTGGGGCGTCTGCCCTGGGCGACCGCCATGAGCGGATTCTGGCGGGACCGGCGGGTGCGGGAGTACCTGGGATGGCCCCCCGCCTGA
- the miaB gene encoding tRNA-2-methylthio-N(6)-dimethylallyladenosine synthase: MSAPRYFIRTYGCQMNERDSEILAGQLEQLGYRPAKDETAADLVVVNTCAVRHSAESHAFGYIGGLKELKDQRRGLRIAVAGCMAQEPETVAWLRRHAPHVDLVFGTHNLHRLPELLERAEAAGEMVVDVWDSAGEVQEHLPSRRRAGRRAFVNVIYGCDKFCTFCIVPYTRGRERSRRPEAVLEEVRALAAEGFSDVTLLGQNVNSYGHDLDPAADLADLLTAAAAVPGIRWVRYLTSHPKDFSSRLIAAIAGDPRITRHLHLPVQSGSTPVLKRMNRKYTAEQYRDLVARIRAAIPDVVLTTDIIVGFPGETEADFAATLDLVRDLRFDAAFTFLYSARAGTPAARWEAREPVPNPVKKARLNRLMELQYAISLEANQAWVGRQEVVLVEGVSRKNPGVWSARTRDNKVVLLDRDPGVELADRFVPVRITGARTFYLTGEVAGAPLDDPLPPRDVALPLA; the protein is encoded by the coding sequence GTGAGCGCACCGCGTTACTTTATCCGCACCTACGGCTGTCAGATGAACGAACGGGACTCCGAAATCCTGGCCGGCCAGCTGGAGCAGCTGGGCTATCGTCCGGCCAAGGACGAGACGGCCGCCGACCTGGTGGTGGTCAACACCTGTGCCGTGCGGCACAGTGCCGAAAGCCACGCCTTCGGGTACATCGGCGGCCTCAAGGAGCTGAAGGATCAACGCCGCGGCCTGCGGATTGCCGTGGCGGGCTGCATGGCCCAGGAACCGGAAACCGTGGCCTGGTTGCGGCGTCATGCCCCCCATGTGGACCTGGTGTTCGGCACCCACAACCTCCATCGCCTGCCGGAGCTGCTGGAGAGGGCGGAGGCGGCGGGGGAGATGGTGGTGGACGTCTGGGACAGCGCCGGCGAGGTCCAGGAACACCTGCCCAGCCGGCGGCGGGCGGGCCGCCGGGCCTTCGTTAACGTCATCTACGGCTGCGACAAGTTTTGCACCTTTTGCATCGTACCCTATACCCGCGGGCGGGAACGGTCCCGGCGCCCGGAGGCGGTGCTGGAGGAGGTCCGGGCGCTGGCGGCCGAGGGATTCAGCGACGTCACCCTGCTGGGCCAGAACGTCAATTCCTACGGGCATGACCTCGACCCGGCGGCGGACCTGGCGGATCTCCTGACCGCGGCCGCCGCGGTGCCGGGCATCCGCTGGGTGCGCTACCTTACCTCGCACCCCAAGGATTTCTCGTCCCGGCTTATTGCCGCCATCGCCGGGGACCCCCGCATCACCCGCCACCTGCATCTGCCGGTGCAATCGGGCAGCACCCCGGTGCTGAAGCGCATGAACCGCAAGTACACGGCTGAACAGTACCGCGACCTGGTGGCCCGCATCCGGGCCGCCATCCCGGACGTGGTCCTCACCACCGACATCATCGTCGGCTTTCCGGGGGAGACGGAGGCGGACTTTGCCGCCACCCTGGACCTGGTACGCGACCTGCGGTTTGATGCCGCCTTCACCTTCCTGTACTCGGCGCGGGCAGGGACGCCCGCCGCCCGCTGGGAGGCCCGGGAACCGGTGCCCAACCCGGTGAAGAAGGCCCGCCTCAACCGGTTGATGGAGCTTCAGTACGCCATCAGCCTGGAGGCCAACCAGGCTTGGGTGGGGCGGCAGGAAGTGGTGCTGGTGGAAGGGGTCAGCCGGAAGAATCCGGGGGTCTGGAGTGCCCGCACCCGGGACAACAAGGTGGTCCTGCTGGACCGGGATCCGGGGGTGGAGCTGGCGGACCGGTTCGTGCCGGTCCGCATTACCGGGGCACGCACCTTCTACCTGACCGGGGAAGTGGCCGGAGCCCCGTTGGATGATCCGCTGCCGCCGCGGGATGTGGCGCTGCCGCTGGCCTGA
- a CDS encoding Small acid-soluble spore protein, producing the protein MARRTRQPLLPAEVRRRFKAEVAEELGLVDDIAAQGWAGMPARELGRIGGRIGGNIVRVMIRAAEQQLAGSDGE; encoded by the coding sequence ATGGCGCGCCGCACGCGCCAGCCGCTCCTCCCCGCCGAGGTCCGCCGGCGGTTCAAGGCGGAGGTGGCGGAGGAGCTGGGACTGGTGGATGACATCGCCGCCCAGGGCTGGGCGGGGATGCCGGCCCGGGAACTCGGCCGCATCGGCGGCCGGATCGGGGGCAACATCGTCCGGGTCATGATCCGGGCCGCAGAACAGCAGCTGGCCGGGTCGGACGGGGAATAA
- a CDS encoding Osmosensitive K+ channel histidine kinase KdpD gives MWAGRGWQWVVALFLLALVAVYWVQEVRLDRWQRKVAELYDQLGSLDLMRSLGQAGPADLPRAVAELLTDLVPRWGLSWAAAWSWQGEGLELVAATREPLPGPGPRVPGALVVPEQGLGVAVRTGRPRYTGREEEAEGFLPGVRSGPWAALPLGEGPPWGVLLLVRTEGGRRGDPWPPEVRAGLERFARQLTLLLAQWQLREERARAETDRRLARLRSELLQTVSHELRTPLGLIKGYSATLRTQADRLAEETRREFLAVIEEEADRLSLQIDRILEASRLEAAGAPLRPEWVSAAGLLREAARRSARTVPGAAAVEVTAEAGMVWGDPQDLGMVLDNLLENALKYGAPPVELRARRQGTEWVFTVADAGQGVEEGEVDRLFERFYRSPRHRTRWRGTGLGLAIARRVVEAHGGRITARNRPGRGLEVEVRLPAGPPVGGREEGAADGP, from the coding sequence ATGTGGGCCGGCCGGGGATGGCAATGGGTGGTGGCGCTGTTCCTGCTGGCGCTGGTGGCGGTCTACTGGGTGCAGGAGGTCCGGCTCGACCGCTGGCAGCGGAAGGTGGCGGAGCTGTACGACCAGCTGGGCAGCCTGGACCTGATGCGCTCGCTGGGCCAGGCCGGGCCCGCCGATCTGCCGCGGGCGGTGGCGGAGCTGCTGACCGACCTGGTGCCCCGCTGGGGACTCAGCTGGGCGGCCGCCTGGTCCTGGCAGGGGGAGGGGCTGGAGCTGGTGGCCGCTACCCGGGAGCCGTTGCCCGGGCCGGGGCCGCGGGTGCCGGGAGCGCTGGTGGTCCCGGAGCAGGGATTGGGGGTGGCGGTGCGGACGGGCCGCCCCCGCTATACCGGGCGGGAGGAGGAGGCCGAAGGCTTCCTGCCCGGGGTACGGAGCGGCCCCTGGGCCGCGCTGCCGCTGGGTGAGGGGCCGCCCTGGGGCGTGCTGCTGCTGGTGCGCACCGAGGGAGGACGGCGGGGCGATCCCTGGCCGCCCGAGGTGCGGGCGGGGCTGGAGCGCTTTGCCCGGCAGCTGACCCTGCTGCTGGCGCAGTGGCAGCTCCGGGAGGAGCGGGCCCGGGCCGAGACCGACCGCCGGCTGGCGCGTCTGCGCAGCGAGCTGCTGCAGACCGTCTCCCACGAGCTGCGGACCCCCTTGGGCCTCATCAAGGGCTACAGTGCCACCTTGCGCACCCAGGCCGACCGTCTGGCCGAGGAGACCCGGCGGGAGTTCCTGGCGGTGATCGAGGAGGAGGCCGATCGCCTGAGCCTGCAAATCGATCGCATCCTGGAAGCCTCCCGGCTGGAGGCTGCGGGGGCCCCGTTGCGTCCGGAGTGGGTCAGCGCCGCCGGCCTGCTGCGGGAGGCGGCCCGGCGCTCCGCCCGCACCGTGCCGGGGGCGGCGGCGGTAGAGGTGACGGCGGAAGCCGGGATGGTATGGGGAGACCCCCAGGACCTGGGGATGGTGCTGGACAATCTGCTGGAAAACGCCCTCAAATACGGGGCTCCACCGGTGGAGCTGCGGGCGCGGCGGCAGGGGACGGAGTGGGTCTTCACGGTGGCCGACGCCGGACAGGGGGTGGAAGAGGGGGAGGTTGACCGCCTGTTCGAGCGCTTCTACCGCAGCCCCCGCCATCGTACCCGCTGGCGGGGGACCGGTCTCGGGCTGGCCATTGCCCGGCGGGTGGTGGAGGCGCATGGCGGGCGCATCACCGCCCGCAACCGCCCGGGCCGCGGGCTGGAGGTAGAGGTCCGGCTGCCGGCAGGCCCTCCGGTAGGGGGACGGGAGGAGGGTGCGGCGGATGGTCCGTGA
- a CDS encoding Small, acid-soluble spore protein, alpha/beta type, whose product MPGEESRPPLEELKEDVVEDLGLADAVRRKGWAQMTTAAAGRVGGQMVRRLVQAGKRVLRRRES is encoded by the coding sequence ATGCCCGGGGAGGAATCGCGCCCGCCCCTGGAGGAGCTCAAAGAGGACGTGGTCGAGGACCTGGGTCTGGCGGATGCGGTCCGCCGCAAGGGTTGGGCGCAGATGACCACTGCCGCCGCCGGACGGGTCGGCGGGCAGATGGTGCGCCGGCTGGTGCAGGCCGGCAAACGGGTCCTGCGCCGCCGGGAGTCCTAG